TACCGTTAAGGATGGATCTACAAAAGCAATATCAGCCAAAAGGTGAAAACTATATATAACAACTTTTACTCCTTCCTCATTCGTTAGAACAGAAACCCAGGTAACTTCGCTCCCCGTCCCAGCGGTAGTAGGGATAAAAACCTTAGGCAATCCCGGTTTCCCTATCTTATGAAAACCAAGGAAATCTTCCACTTTCCCTTCATTAGTAGCAAGTACCGATACCACCTTAGCCACATCTATAGAGCTACCACCTCCAAGTCCGATGATCCCATCACACTTTTCCTCGATCAAAACGCTTAACGCATCATAGCAAAACTTTACTTTCGGTTCAGGCCTAACGCCATCGAAAACGGAAAAAGCCAGGTTTTCTCTTTTAAGAAATTCTAAAATTTTATCAACTATTCCTGCTTTAACTAAACCTTCATCAGTTATAATAAGGACTTTTTTCACACCCATTCTTCTGAGCTTAGCCGGTATTTCCCTCGAGCATTCCCATCCAAACACTATTTCCCTTGGCATAACAAGGGAACCCATTTCCCTAAAAGCCAACAAATCTCCTCCCTCCTCAATTAATACTCCTTCACTTGTCTTAAGAGAAGCTCGCGTGTTGACTCTATGTGATTTCGGATTGCCATTACAGCTTTTTCTTCACTTCTACTGCGTATCGCTCTTATGATAAGTTCATGCTCCCTTATTATGTCTTCACCTGTTATCCTCCCAGGGGTAGCTATTATTCTCAGTATTAAAGCAAATATGCGATGCCAAAGATTCTCAATGGTTTCACACAAGATCCTATTTCCAGATAATTTATAAATATAAAAGTGAAATTCCTTATTCAAGTACGCAACATCTAGGAAATCAACTTTACCCTCATGGCTAAAGAGCTCTTTCATTCTCTCATGAATCATTACTATCCTATCAAGATGCTCTTCTTCCATCTTAGGAATAGCCATTTTCACAGCCAGAGGTTCCAACGCTAATCTAACCGTATAGACGTCTTCTATCTCTTCCGGTGTAAACCTTTTTACCACTA
The genomic region above belongs to Synergistota bacterium and contains:
- a CDS encoding GntR family transcriptional regulator, which translates into the protein MSTSRELISDYRDSFHEKVFREQRSMVELAVQFLRKYIIEGRLKPGTRISVRELAESWGISRTPIREAIRRLETEGLVITLPRRGIVVKRFTPEEIEDVYTVRLALEPLAVKMAIPKMEEEHLDRIVMIHERMKELFSHEGKVDFLDVAYLNKEFHFYIYKLSGNRILCETIENLWHRIFALILRIIATPGRITGEDIIREHELIIRAIRSRSEEKAVMAIRNHIESTRELLLRQVKEY